A single region of the Streptomyces sp. NBC_01803 genome encodes:
- the fxsT gene encoding FxSxx-COOH system tetratricopeptide repeat protein — MSRTGPARIISFYSFKGGAGRTMAVANIAWVLAGAGKAVLAVDWDLEAPGLHRYFQPYLIDQQLTETSGVLDMFQGFVDAARTVGADQEDLSRLHAEHANMTRHVVGLEVTFPGEGRLDYLSPGQQNASYPNRLAKLNWNDFHRSEEGAAYIEALRGRMRESIYDYVLIDSRAGLSDGAAICTQMLPDTVVIGLALNSQSISGGARVARSVRAQAGREIGIHVVPMHVETSELQRLALRKAETRQTFGPVLGFDDEAALDRYLWEVQIPYKPFYALGEELAVFWEEPSDSLGLLAQYVKLAERLTDGEVTGFDWAPESVRRRWHELTHPAVWQRKPETSVILHAPEDQNWADWIGHVMGRGGIRVIARSAADGDAGDLPETDSVVVVLSSALHGSPDDMTVTRLFQGAPVTADRNPTVIGVRVSGTQLLPWFEATDALNLVGLPEPEARRAFLGRLGLSESDGRAMTGPPGSGPRYPSRRPDVWNVPSRNNAFTGRADILAALRTGFDRGDGARNAQALHGMVGVGKREVAREYAHRFGSEYDVVWWIPAGDPQRIQASLTELARAVNRASGTRTGDDWESLRDDLRRGRPYDRWLLIFVDAGEHEMLEPYIPSGGPGHVLVTSRSNTWERHADSRRLDVFSARESAALLRHRLPRAADDDLARLAEVLGHHPSAEDTAAAFLRNGLLPIGDYVERIQNDDVTLLAERSGDGLDSEFAAPFHLAFQSLEQEAPAAGKLLDLCAFLSPEGVSLRIIKSPAMLRRLAEIDSRLQDGMRLHNLLTTLANRALAEVDQAEERIKVHRLIQDLRRSRMDEETRDRTRREVLDILAAMDPGDANCDALRYEPVYAELDKHLLVSGALDSDDPGVRRWVVNQVRYRWRCDQWTSARDLGLSLLAAWRDRFDGDGSTLRLATQVANAHRSLGEYDKAHALDAATLRTQRRLLGRRDPYTLMTARGYAAGLRAVGAFADGLAEDQETLAGFREQFDDDHPDTLNASANLALSWFLSGAVEEALRQDQVTFEGRRRVLTEAHRLTWKSHTNIGTYQREAGLFEDSLATLDEARNRLNRIDGSDSPLTLRAVRSLGMTYLRLGDLNAATQLYQEALISYRRQWGDDHPDTMACVLAVAAGLHSKGRHAEAADYTRDVLERYVRVFDDRHPFTDMCRVNLALYALESGATDEATSVGRVAASQLSLSVGPDHRFTLVARMNYVNCLVAGGESQVVLVEDDKIHEQCVPRWGPDHPITLTAAANLAHSRPREPGDVDPGTEPARRCADLLGAGHPLARALAARPYRRIGAELEVTDI; from the coding sequence ATGAGCCGAACGGGGCCGGCCAGAATAATCTCCTTCTACTCCTTCAAGGGCGGCGCGGGCCGCACCATGGCCGTCGCGAACATCGCCTGGGTCCTGGCGGGCGCGGGCAAGGCCGTGCTCGCCGTCGACTGGGACCTCGAAGCACCGGGCCTGCACCGGTACTTCCAGCCCTACCTCATCGACCAGCAGCTCACCGAGACGTCCGGCGTGCTCGACATGTTCCAGGGCTTCGTGGACGCGGCGCGGACCGTCGGCGCCGATCAGGAGGACCTCAGCAGGCTGCACGCCGAGCACGCGAACATGACGCGGCACGTCGTCGGGCTCGAAGTCACGTTCCCCGGCGAGGGCCGCCTCGACTACCTCTCGCCCGGCCAGCAGAACGCCTCCTACCCCAACCGCCTCGCCAAGCTCAACTGGAACGACTTCCACCGCAGCGAGGAGGGCGCCGCCTACATCGAGGCGCTGCGCGGGCGGATGCGCGAGAGCATCTACGACTACGTCCTCATCGACAGCCGGGCCGGCCTGTCGGACGGCGCCGCCATCTGCACCCAGATGCTGCCGGACACCGTGGTGATCGGTCTGGCCCTCAACAGCCAGTCGATCAGCGGCGGCGCGCGCGTCGCGCGCAGCGTCCGCGCCCAGGCCGGACGGGAGATCGGCATCCACGTGGTCCCGATGCACGTCGAGACCTCCGAGTTGCAGCGCCTCGCCCTGCGCAAGGCCGAGACCCGGCAGACGTTCGGCCCGGTCCTCGGCTTCGACGACGAGGCGGCGCTCGACCGCTATCTGTGGGAAGTGCAGATCCCCTACAAGCCGTTCTACGCGCTCGGCGAGGAGCTGGCGGTGTTCTGGGAGGAGCCGTCCGACTCGCTCGGCCTGCTCGCCCAGTACGTCAAGCTGGCCGAGCGGCTCACCGACGGCGAGGTCACCGGCTTCGACTGGGCGCCGGAGAGCGTGCGGCGCCGCTGGCACGAGCTGACCCACCCGGCCGTCTGGCAGCGCAAGCCGGAGACGTCGGTGATCCTGCACGCGCCCGAGGACCAGAACTGGGCGGACTGGATCGGCCATGTGATGGGGCGCGGCGGCATCCGCGTCATCGCCAGGAGCGCGGCCGACGGCGACGCCGGCGACCTGCCGGAGACCGACTCGGTGGTGGTCGTGCTCTCCTCCGCCCTGCACGGATCGCCCGACGACATGACGGTCACCCGGCTCTTCCAGGGCGCCCCCGTCACCGCCGACCGGAACCCCACGGTCATCGGAGTCCGGGTCAGCGGCACGCAGTTGCTGCCGTGGTTCGAGGCGACCGACGCCCTCAACCTCGTCGGCCTGCCCGAGCCGGAGGCCAGGCGGGCGTTCCTCGGCCGCCTCGGACTGTCGGAGAGCGACGGCCGGGCCATGACCGGCCCGCCCGGCTCCGGACCCCGCTACCCGAGCCGGCGTCCCGATGTCTGGAACGTTCCCTCCCGGAACAACGCCTTCACCGGCCGCGCCGACATCCTCGCCGCCCTGCGCACGGGCTTCGATCGCGGCGACGGGGCCCGCAACGCCCAGGCTCTGCACGGCATGGTGGGCGTCGGCAAGCGAGAGGTGGCCCGCGAGTACGCGCACCGCTTCGGCTCCGAGTACGACGTCGTGTGGTGGATCCCGGCCGGCGACCCACAGCGGATCCAGGCGTCCCTGACCGAGCTGGCCCGCGCGGTGAACCGGGCGTCGGGCACCAGGACCGGCGACGACTGGGAGTCCCTGCGCGACGACCTGCGCCGGGGCCGCCCCTACGACCGGTGGCTGCTGATATTCGTGGACGCGGGCGAGCACGAGATGCTGGAGCCGTACATCCCCAGCGGCGGCCCCGGCCACGTCCTGGTCACCTCCCGCAGCAACACCTGGGAGCGGCACGCCGACAGCCGGCGGCTGGACGTCTTCTCCGCCAGGGAGAGCGCCGCCCTGCTCCGCCACCGGCTGCCCAGGGCCGCCGACGACGACCTCGCCCGGCTGGCCGAGGTGCTCGGACACCACCCCTCGGCGGAGGACACCGCGGCGGCCTTCCTGCGGAACGGTCTGCTGCCGATCGGCGACTACGTGGAACGCATCCAGAACGACGACGTGACCCTGCTGGCCGAACGGTCGGGCGACGGTCTCGACTCCGAGTTCGCGGCCCCGTTCCACCTCGCCTTTCAGAGCCTGGAGCAGGAGGCGCCGGCCGCCGGAAAGCTGCTCGACCTGTGCGCGTTCCTCTCGCCGGAGGGCGTGTCACTGCGGATCATCAAGTCACCGGCCATGCTCCGCCGCCTCGCCGAGATCGACAGCCGGCTCCAGGACGGCATGCGGCTGCACAACCTCCTCACCACGCTCGCCAACCGCGCGCTGGCCGAGGTGGACCAGGCGGAGGAGCGGATCAAGGTCCACCGGCTGATCCAGGACCTGCGGCGCAGCCGGATGGATGAGGAGACCCGCGACCGGACCCGGCGCGAAGTGCTGGACATCCTGGCCGCCATGGACCCGGGCGACGCCAACTGCGACGCGCTGCGCTACGAACCGGTCTACGCCGAGCTGGACAAGCATCTACTGGTCTCCGGCGCGCTCGACAGCGACGACCCCGGCGTCCGCCGCTGGGTCGTCAACCAGGTGCGGTACCGGTGGCGTTGCGACCAGTGGACCTCGGCCCGCGATCTCGGTCTCAGCTTGCTGGCGGCGTGGCGCGACCGTTTCGACGGGGACGGCTCCACGCTGCGCCTGGCCACCCAGGTCGCCAACGCCCACCGGTCGCTGGGCGAGTACGACAAGGCGCACGCGCTGGACGCGGCGACGCTGCGCACTCAGCGCCGGCTCCTCGGCCGCCGCGACCCGTACACGCTGATGACGGCCCGGGGTTACGCCGCCGGGCTGCGCGCGGTGGGCGCGTTCGCCGACGGGCTGGCCGAGGACCAGGAGACGCTTGCCGGGTTCCGCGAGCAGTTCGACGACGACCACCCCGACACCCTCAACGCCTCGGCCAACCTGGCGCTTTCGTGGTTCCTCAGCGGAGCGGTGGAGGAGGCCCTCCGCCAGGACCAGGTGACGTTCGAGGGCCGCAGGCGGGTGCTGACCGAAGCCCACCGGCTGACCTGGAAGTCGCACACCAACATCGGCACCTACCAGCGCGAGGCCGGGCTGTTCGAGGACTCCCTCGCCACCCTCGACGAGGCCAGGAACCGGCTCAACCGCATCGACGGCAGCGACTCGCCCCTCACCCTGCGGGCGGTGCGGAGCCTCGGCATGACCTACCTGCGCCTCGGCGACCTCAACGCCGCCACCCAGCTCTACCAGGAAGCGCTCATCTCCTACCGCAGGCAGTGGGGCGACGACCACCCCGACACGATGGCGTGCGTCCTCGCCGTCGCCGCCGGCCTGCACTCCAAAGGCCGGCACGCCGAGGCCGCCGACTACACCCGGGACGTCCTGGAGCGGTACGTCCGGGTCTTCGACGACCGGCACCCCTTCACGGACATGTGCCGCGTCAACCTCGCCCTCTACGCGCTGGAGAGCGGGGCGACGGACGAGGCCACGTCGGTGGGTCGGGTCGCCGCCAGCCAGTTGTCCCTGAGCGTGGGGCCCGACCACCGGTTCACGCTCGTCGCCCGCATGAATTACGTCAACTGCCTGGTCGCCGGCGGGGAGTCGCAGGTCGTGCTGGTCGAGGACGACAAGATCCACGAGCAGTGCGTGCCGCGTTGGGGGCCCGACCACCCGATCACGCTGACGGCCGCCGCGAACCTCGCGCACAGCCGCCCGCGCGAGCCGGGGGACGTCGACCCCGGCACCGAGCCGGCGCGCCGCTGCGCCGACCTGCTCGGCGCGGGCCATCCGCTGGCGCGCGCCCTCGCCGCCCGGCCCTACCGCCGGATCGGCGCCGAACTGGAGGTCACGGACATCTGA
- a CDS encoding FxsB family cyclophane-forming radical SAM/SPASM peptide maturase has product MDDSASIALPPSTVERWRARTKRVRWQMPTFDSATAPARPWPEGGRRQATARAFDQFVVKLHSRCNLACDYCYVYELRDSGWRDRPRVMSAATLDSLVRRIAEHARRHGLSTVRVILHGGEPLLAGVGVISRLAEATREAMRGAGATAQLVIQSNGLLLDRPLLDELARHDIGVGLSLDGDRAAQDRHRRRADGRGSHADVLRALELLHRPEYQRLFEGLLCTVDLANDPAATCRALADHRPPMADLLLPHGTWDHPPPGHVAGEARYGAWLSAAFDRWWADGRPFRLRLFDAITDLLLAGSSGSEVVGLLAADAVVIETDGSIEWADSLKAVADGAAATGLNVREHSFDAVLALPRRPVSGIESLCRTCRACPVGRVCGGGLRAHRYGRHRGFDNPSVYCLDLALLISHIRHRLADTVSDTPSVPLDPSISFG; this is encoded by the coding sequence GTGGACGATTCCGCTTCCATCGCGTTACCGCCGTCGACCGTCGAACGCTGGCGCGCCCGGACCAAGCGGGTCCGGTGGCAGATGCCCACCTTCGACTCGGCGACAGCTCCGGCCCGACCCTGGCCGGAGGGCGGCCGGAGACAGGCGACGGCGCGCGCGTTCGACCAGTTCGTCGTCAAGCTGCACAGCCGGTGCAACCTCGCCTGCGACTACTGCTACGTCTACGAACTGCGCGACAGCGGCTGGCGCGACCGGCCCCGGGTGATGTCCGCGGCGACCCTGGACAGCCTGGTGCGGCGGATCGCCGAGCACGCGCGGCGGCACGGCCTGAGCACGGTCCGCGTGATCCTGCACGGGGGCGAGCCGCTCCTCGCGGGGGTCGGGGTCATCTCCCGCCTCGCGGAGGCGACCCGTGAGGCGATGCGCGGCGCGGGCGCCACGGCGCAGCTCGTCATCCAGAGCAACGGGCTGCTCCTGGACCGGCCGTTGCTCGACGAGCTGGCCCGGCACGACATCGGCGTGGGCCTCAGCCTGGACGGCGACCGGGCCGCGCAGGACCGGCACCGCCGCCGGGCCGACGGCCGCGGCAGCCACGCCGACGTGCTCCGCGCGCTGGAGTTGCTGCACCGGCCCGAGTACCAGCGGCTCTTCGAGGGCCTGTTGTGCACGGTCGACCTGGCGAACGACCCGGCCGCGACCTGCCGGGCGCTGGCCGACCACCGGCCGCCGATGGCCGATCTGCTGCTGCCGCACGGCACATGGGACCATCCGCCGCCCGGACATGTCGCGGGCGAGGCGCGCTACGGAGCGTGGTTGTCCGCCGCCTTCGACCGCTGGTGGGCCGACGGACGCCCGTTCCGGCTGCGGCTGTTCGACGCGATCACCGACCTGCTGCTGGCGGGCAGCAGCGGCAGCGAGGTGGTCGGGCTGCTCGCGGCCGACGCCGTCGTGATCGAGACGGACGGCTCCATCGAGTGGGCCGATTCCCTCAAGGCCGTCGCCGACGGGGCCGCCGCCACCGGGCTGAACGTGCGGGAGCACAGCTTCGACGCCGTCCTCGCACTGCCGCGACGGCCGGTGTCCGGCATCGAGTCGCTGTGCCGGACGTGCCGGGCCTGCCCGGTCGGCCGGGTCTGCGGCGGCGGACTCCGCGCCCACCGGTACGGACGCCACCGAGGTTTCGACAATCCGTCCGTGTACTGCCTCGATCTGGCGCTCCTCATCAGCCACATCAGACATCGGCTGGCCGATACCGTGTCAGACACGCCGTCCGTTCCCCTTGACCCGTCCATCTCTTTCGGATGA
- a CDS encoding CHAT domain-containing protein, whose protein sequence is MGAAFLTSAAAVDASVYIGQFHRDLRDEVAAVAGVPVTGVLRRPGTGAGRAGTALSAADAAVLVALCSPAYYRDADCGLDWAAFERRLGRRPGWSRRARKARLQVLWVPVDPPPGLPRAPAREAGPFSRYAEAGLLEMMRQDRGTDPLAYREILRNLARDVWEGHEQGLPALLPGDGETLTPSFPRGPKPKPEPEPEPEPEPEPTVRAPEQGPGPDVPPSRLHVLYLGASPAGHQVLRADRGLREVQQAAKEGGRLRVTPYPAARATDLRHVLTERPPPDILHLACHGVDGRLVFEDPFGEEHRLDAGQVADTLALYRTEYGVRLRALVLASCDSADVVRLFENSAETVVAHTGPLDDMCANVFAGEFYRVVQLDGNVRAAARVAAQHTANTDDSCAMVRTGLVVLPDRPRPMGLW, encoded by the coding sequence GTGGGAGCGGCATTCCTCACGAGTGCGGCGGCGGTGGACGCCAGTGTGTATATCGGGCAGTTTCACCGGGACTTGCGTGACGAGGTGGCGGCGGTGGCGGGCGTGCCGGTGACCGGCGTCCTGCGGCGCCCCGGCACCGGGGCGGGCCGCGCGGGGACGGCGCTGTCGGCGGCCGACGCCGCCGTGCTGGTGGCGCTGTGCTCCCCCGCGTACTACCGGGACGCCGACTGCGGGCTCGACTGGGCCGCCTTCGAACGCCGCCTCGGCCGCCGGCCCGGATGGTCCCGCCGGGCGCGGAAGGCGCGGTTACAGGTGCTGTGGGTGCCCGTCGATCCGCCGCCCGGCCTGCCACGGGCCCCGGCGCGCGAGGCGGGGCCGTTCTCCCGTTACGCCGAGGCCGGGCTGCTGGAGATGATGCGACAGGATCGCGGGACCGATCCGCTCGCCTACCGCGAGATTCTGCGGAACCTGGCCCGGGACGTCTGGGAGGGGCACGAGCAGGGGCTGCCCGCGCTGCTGCCCGGCGACGGGGAGACGCTGACGCCCAGCTTCCCGCGCGGGCCCAAGCCCAAGCCCGAGCCCGAGCCCGAGCCCGAGCCCGAGCCCGAGCCCACGGTCCGTGCTCCGGAGCAGGGGCCGGGGCCGGACGTGCCGCCGTCGCGTCTCCATGTCCTCTATCTGGGCGCCAGTCCCGCCGGGCACCAGGTCCTGCGCGCGGACCGCGGCCTGCGCGAGGTCCAGCAGGCGGCGAAGGAAGGCGGGCGTCTGCGGGTCACCCCGTATCCGGCCGCCCGGGCGACCGATCTGCGGCACGTGCTGACCGAGCGGCCACCGCCGGACATCCTGCACCTCGCCTGTCACGGCGTGGACGGCCGGCTGGTCTTCGAGGACCCGTTCGGCGAGGAACACCGCCTGGACGCCGGCCAGGTCGCGGACACGCTCGCGCTCTACCGGACCGAGTACGGCGTCCGGCTCCGCGCCCTGGTCCTGGCCTCCTGCGACAGCGCCGACGTGGTCCGCCTGTTCGAGAACAGCGCGGAGACGGTCGTCGCGCACACCGGCCCGCTGGACGACATGTGCGCCAACGTCTTCGCCGGCGAGTTCTATCGCGTGGTCCAGCTCGACGGGAACGTCCGGGCCGCCGCCCGCGTCGCCGCGCAGCACACCGCGAACACCGACGACAGCTGCGCGATGGTGCGCACCGGACTCGTCGTCCTGCCCGACCGCCCCCGACCGATGGGACTTTGGTGA
- a CDS encoding MFS transporter, with amino-acid sequence MPPSTDVPVVPTPSVQQSTAQPEEQRWTPRLWGVLAVLCLVLFLDGLDLSMVGVALPSIGRELGLSATSLQWIINGYILGYGGLMMLGGRMADLLGRRRVFLIALAIFAAASLLGGLVDSGPLLIASRFIKGLAAAFTAPTALSILTTTFHEGPARNRALSVFSLFGATGYSSGLILGGLLTGFGWRWTFLTPVPLAVLALVLGYALIPRDRPAETGGHDLAGAATLTGGMLLTVYTVVSAPDRGWGAPLTLALFLLAIVLLASFVLIEKRVAHPLVRFGILRIATVVRANLSIIALFGSFLSFQFLMTLYLQDGLGWSPLKMAMGLLPVGLVVAIASPFVGRLISRYGTPPLILASMASLTLGYIWFLATAGTTPDYAISVFPAMLLLGGGFAFGFSAIMAQATEGIGDSEQGLASGLVQTSGQVGAALVLAVVTALVTDTTAGSADIGAYRPGMNLVTAVAVAGLLFNVIPLLRAPRTAIRA; translated from the coding sequence ATGCCCCCTTCCACCGACGTTCCCGTGGTCCCGACGCCGTCCGTTCAGCAGTCCACAGCGCAGCCCGAAGAGCAACGCTGGACCCCGCGCCTGTGGGGCGTGCTCGCCGTCCTGTGCCTCGTGCTGTTCCTCGACGGCCTCGACCTCTCGATGGTCGGCGTCGCCCTGCCGTCCATAGGCCGCGAGCTGGGCCTGTCCGCCACCTCGCTCCAGTGGATCATCAACGGCTACATCCTCGGCTACGGCGGGCTGATGATGCTCGGCGGCCGGATGGCCGACCTGCTCGGCCGCCGCCGGGTCTTCCTGATCGCCCTGGCGATCTTCGCCGCGGCCTCGCTGCTCGGCGGACTGGTCGACAGCGGCCCGCTGCTGATCGCCAGCCGCTTCATCAAGGGCCTGGCCGCCGCCTTCACCGCGCCCACCGCCCTGTCCATCCTGACGACCACCTTCCACGAGGGCCCCGCGCGCAACCGGGCGCTCTCCGTCTTCTCCCTCTTCGGCGCCACCGGATACTCCTCCGGCCTGATCCTCGGCGGCCTGCTCACCGGCTTCGGCTGGCGCTGGACGTTCCTGACGCCCGTCCCGCTCGCCGTGCTGGCCCTCGTCCTCGGCTACGCCCTGATCCCCCGGGACCGGCCCGCGGAGACCGGCGGCCACGACCTGGCCGGCGCCGCCACCCTCACCGGCGGCATGCTGCTCACCGTCTACACCGTCGTCTCGGCGCCCGACCGCGGCTGGGGCGCGCCGCTGACGCTGGCGCTCTTCCTGCTGGCCATCGTGCTGCTGGCCTCGTTCGTGCTGATCGAGAAGCGCGTCGCCCACCCGCTGGTCCGCTTCGGCATCCTCCGCATCGCCACCGTGGTGCGGGCCAACCTCAGCATCATCGCCCTCTTCGGCTCCTTCCTGAGCTTCCAGTTCCTCATGACGCTGTACCTCCAGGACGGCCTGGGCTGGTCGCCCCTGAAGATGGCGATGGGTCTGCTCCCGGTCGGCCTGGTCGTGGCGATCGCCTCGCCGTTCGTCGGGCGCCTCATCAGCCGCTACGGAACGCCGCCGCTGATCCTCGCCTCGATGGCCTCGCTGACCCTGGGCTACATCTGGTTCCTGGCCACCGCCGGCACCACCCCCGACTACGCGATCTCGGTGTTCCCGGCCATGCTGCTGCTCGGCGGCGGCTTCGCCTTCGGCTTCAGCGCGATCATGGCGCAGGCCACCGAGGGCATCGGCGACTCCGAACAGGGCCTGGCCTCCGGGCTGGTGCAGACCTCGGGACAGGTCGGCGCCGCCCTCGTCCTGGCCGTCGTCACCGCGCTCGTCACGGACACCACGGCGGGCAGCGCCGACATCGGCGCCTACCGCCCCGGGATGAACCTGGTCACCGCCGTCGCCGTCGCCGGCCTCCTGTTCAACGTGATTCCCCTCTTGCGAGCCCCCCGCACGGCGATCCGTGCCTGA
- a CDS encoding MarR family winged helix-turn-helix transcriptional regulator: MSADAVLIDRWRSLLAQYSRIAHELDRALQEHGLTVSDYEALDRLLSDQDRKVRVQDLVDEMHLSQSAMSRMVARLEKCGLVCRGMCDIDRRGVFVSPTEAGRKVHAEARGTYLAVLAKHLG, from the coding sequence GTGTCCGCAGATGCCGTGCTCATCGACCGCTGGCGCTCCCTGCTGGCCCAGTACAGCCGGATCGCCCACGAGCTCGATCGCGCGCTCCAGGAGCACGGTCTGACAGTCAGCGATTACGAGGCCCTGGACCGGCTGCTGTCGGACCAGGACCGCAAGGTGCGCGTGCAGGATCTGGTGGACGAGATGCACCTGAGCCAGAGCGCGATGTCCCGGATGGTCGCCCGGCTGGAGAAGTGCGGCCTGGTGTGCCGCGGGATGTGCGACATCGACCGCCGCGGCGTGTTCGTGAGCCCGACCGAGGCCGGCCGCAAGGTGCACGCCGAGGCGCGCGGGACATATCTGGCCGTGCTCGCCAAGCACTTGGGCTGA
- a CDS encoding Orn/Lys/Arg decarboxylase N-terminal domain-containing protein, giving the protein MADGTVLFALRESSLGQGAGGGQLRRIREAVEARGLEVRWAGSEADARAVLRTESGLAAAVVGWDLGGGENAPGGDAVLRQIGRRFKDLPVFLVMTDEGDEDLGRLPLWVSEVVVGYVWPLEDTPAFIAGRVAGAARAYREAVLPPFFRALRKFDDAHEYSWHTPAHSGGVAFLKSPVGRAFFDYYGERLFRSDLSISVEELGSLFEHTGPIGEAERNAARIFGADRTYFVLHGDSTADRMVGHFCVGRDEIALVDRNCHKSVLHGLVLSGARPVYLVPTRNGFGLAGPLPPDGIGAGTVADRIAGNPLTRRAVSPGAQYAVITNSTYDGLCYDAVWVARALAPSTPRVHFDEAWFAYARFHPLYAGRYGMSVGPETFAGPDRPTVFATQSTHKLLAALSQSAMVHVKAAPRAPVEHERFNEAFMMHGTTSPLYPAIASLDVAAGMMDGPQGHWLIDEAVTEAVRFRQAVVRTGARIEAAGDRPAWFFGAWQPEAVTDPATGERIAFADAPVELLRTEPACWRLEPGADWHGFAGLDDGYCLLDPVKVTLTCPGINALGETADWGIPARVLTAYLARRNIVVEKTDSYTALVLFSMGITKGKWGTLLDALMDFKALYDEGAPLDRVLPGLVGRFPRRYADMTLDGLCRSMHDHLRRAGLVTLLDTAFQELPEPVVPPQWCYGQLIRGGTERVRIADAAGRVAAAMVTVTPPGIPVLMPGESVGGADGPLLRYLGALESFDRAFPGFGSETHGVTVDPDTGDYSIACLLPGPAGE; this is encoded by the coding sequence ATGGCCGACGGAACAGTGCTGTTCGCGTTGCGCGAGAGTTCGCTCGGCCAGGGAGCCGGGGGCGGGCAGCTCCGCAGGATCCGGGAGGCGGTCGAGGCGCGCGGGTTAGAGGTGCGGTGGGCCGGGAGCGAGGCCGACGCGCGGGCCGTACTGCGGACTGAATCGGGGCTGGCGGCGGCCGTCGTGGGCTGGGATCTCGGCGGGGGCGAGAACGCGCCGGGTGGGGACGCGGTGCTGCGGCAGATTGGTCGGCGGTTCAAGGATCTGCCCGTCTTCCTCGTGATGACGGACGAGGGTGACGAGGATCTCGGGCGGCTGCCGCTGTGGGTGTCGGAGGTCGTGGTCGGCTACGTGTGGCCGCTGGAGGACACCCCGGCGTTCATCGCGGGGCGGGTCGCCGGCGCGGCCCGGGCCTACCGGGAGGCCGTACTGCCGCCGTTCTTCCGGGCGTTGCGGAAGTTCGACGACGCTCACGAGTACTCCTGGCACACCCCGGCGCACTCGGGCGGTGTGGCGTTCCTCAAGTCACCGGTCGGGCGGGCCTTCTTCGACTACTACGGGGAGCGGCTGTTCCGCAGTGATCTGTCCATCTCCGTCGAGGAGTTGGGGTCCCTGTTCGAGCACACCGGACCGATCGGGGAGGCCGAGCGCAACGCCGCCCGGATCTTCGGCGCCGACCGCACCTACTTCGTGCTGCACGGCGACTCCACCGCCGACCGCATGGTCGGGCACTTCTGCGTGGGCCGCGACGAGATCGCCCTCGTGGACCGAAACTGCCACAAGTCGGTGCTGCACGGCCTCGTTCTCTCCGGTGCCCGTCCCGTCTATCTCGTCCCCACCCGCAACGGCTTCGGGCTCGCCGGCCCGCTGCCCCCGGACGGGATCGGGGCCGGGACGGTGGCGGACCGGATCGCCGGGAACCCGCTGACCCGGCGCGCGGTCTCCCCCGGGGCGCAGTACGCGGTGATCACCAACTCCACCTACGACGGGCTGTGTTACGACGCCGTATGGGTGGCGCGGGCGCTGGCGCCGAGCACGCCGCGCGTGCACTTCGACGAGGCGTGGTTCGCCTATGCGCGCTTTCACCCGCTCTACGCCGGGCGTTACGGGATGTCGGTGGGGCCCGAGACCTTCGCGGGGCCCGACCGCCCCACCGTGTTCGCGACCCAGTCCACGCACAAGCTGCTCGCCGCGCTGTCCCAGAGCGCGATGGTGCACGTCAAGGCCGCACCGAGGGCTCCCGTCGAGCATGAGCGCTTCAACGAGGCGTTCATGATGCACGGCACCACCTCACCGCTCTATCCGGCCATCGCGTCGCTCGACGTGGCGGCCGGGATGATGGACGGCCCGCAGGGGCACTGGCTGATCGACGAGGCGGTCACCGAGGCCGTCCGCTTCCGGCAGGCGGTGGTCCGCACGGGGGCGCGCATCGAGGCCGCCGGTGACCGGCCGGCCTGGTTCTTCGGCGCGTGGCAGCCGGAGGCCGTGACCGATCCGGCGACCGGGGAGCGGATCGCGTTCGCCGACGCCCCGGTCGAGCTGCTGCGCACGGAGCCGGCCTGCTGGCGGCTCGAACCGGGGGCCGACTGGCACGGCTTCGCCGGACTGGACGACGGATACTGCCTGTTGGACCCGGTGAAGGTGACGCTCACCTGCCCCGGAATCAACGCCCTGGGCGAAACCGCCGATTGGGGGATTCCCGCCCGGGTGCTGACGGCTTACCTGGCCCGGCGGAACATCGTCGTGGAGAAGACCGACAGTTACACCGCGCTCGTTCTCTTCTCCATGGGCATCACCAAGGGCAAGTGGGGGACGCTGCTGGACGCCCTGATGGACTTCAAGGCCCTGTACGACGAGGGCGCGCCGCTCGATCGGGTGCTGCCCGGCCTGGTCGGACGCTTCCCCCGCCGCTACGCGGACATGACCCTGGACGGCCTGTGCCGGTCCATGCACGACCATCTGCGGCGGGCCGGTCTGGTCACGCTGCTGGACACGGCGTTCCAGGAGCTGCCGGAGCCGGTGGTCCCGCCGCAGTGGTGCTACGGGCAGCTGATCCGGGGCGGCACCGAGCGCGTGCGGATCGCCGACGCGGCGGGGCGGGTGGCGGCGGCGATGGTCACGGTCACGCCGCCGGGGATTCCCGTTCTGATGCCCGGCGAGTCGGTGGGCGGTGCCGACGGGCCACTGCTGCGGTATCTCGGGGCGCTCGAATCGTTCGACCGCGCGTTTCCCGGCTTCGGCAGTGAGACGCACGGCGTCACCGTCGATCCGGACACCGGGGATTACTCGATCGCCTGCCTGCTGCCGGGACCGGCGGGGGAATAG